A genome region from Tenrec ecaudatus isolate mTenEca1 chromosome 13, mTenEca1.hap1, whole genome shotgun sequence includes the following:
- the GLI2 gene encoding zinc finger protein GLI2 isoform X3, with amino-acid sequence MRHQEGRYPYEPHSVHSVHGPPTLSGSPVISDISLIRLSPHPAGPGESPFSAAHPYMNPHMEHYLRSVHSSPALSMVSAARGLSPADVAHEHLKERGLFGLPPPGTSPSDCYHQMALMAGHPTPYGDLLMQSGGAAGVPHIHDYLTPVDVSRFSSPRVTPRLSRKRALSISPLSDASLDLQRMIRTSPNSLVAYINNSRSSSAASGSYGHLSAGALSPAFSFPHPINPVAYQQLLSQQRGLGSAFGHTPPLIQPSPTFLTQQPMALTTVSATPAQLRSGSNCLSDTNQSKQTSESAVSSTVNPIVIHKRSKVKMEAEGLRPTASPLMLTQEQLAELKEDLDRDDCKQEPEVAIYETNCHWEDCTKEYDTQEQLVHHINNEHIHGEKKEFVCRWQACTREQKPFKAQYMLVVHMRRHTGEKPHKCTFEGCAKAYSRLENLKTHLRSHTGEKPYVCEHEGCNKAFSNASDRAKHQNRTHSNEKPYICKIPGCTKRYTDPSSLRKHVKTVHGPDAHVTKKQRNDVHLRPPLLRENGDNEAKAKAAGLVPEESAEATSTSQAVEDCLHIQAIKTEGAMLCQSSPGAQSSCSSEPSPLGNGPNSDSSLVMPGAGPGSLGDLAALDNMPPGANASSLAAPSTGGLQMRKHMTTIHRLEQLKKEKLQSLKGSCSWAASAPHPRTTELPPLPGSGAILENFGSGGPTGLLPNPRLAELAGSEVTLLSQLQERRDSATSTVSSAYTVSRRSSGISPYFSSRRSSEASPLGPGRTHNASSTDYYDPISTDASRRSSEASQCSGGSSGPLHLTPAQQYSLRAKYAAATGGPPPTPLPCLERVSLRTRLALLDPPAPEPSLPPLCQRALGPRRGSDGPATGYLGPAPPFAHDVPGHSARRASDPVRRLDLAPLPRVQRFHSASNVSPAGLLPPLGPERPALGLQGYPRSDGRLGGGTYSPRPPSISENVVMEAMAAEADGGGTEDDLVLPDDVVQYLQARASGALEDSGPQGCPSESTGFSPNLKLPSPGLHSQCRMVAVDSNLGPSGPGLGGCQRGFRATVSLSKSNMPVQWNEVSSGTMDALTSQLKPLPFPQGNLAVVPQKQTPAQYPGYGQQGLQTSPLGLDSLQPPLQPPSGPRVNYGQQLQQPATSGQCPHATTAASPHSNYGQGHSQLSPSTVGGAVNQFSPSCGNVTAKSGHPGLPQQMDVAPDPTIIDSSHNELGVSNATLGVVPLSLPSQDYPQHSHHPVASVSQESYHQSLSLPCSHQPGVMGPQQSTLGTAASCFGLVQPRPPPEPSPASRHRGVRAGQQLAYARTIGQAMTAGTASQATTEAMPKRAPGLTALQHPQLPPEDTGGTQDHSLLYYYGQIHMYEQHRAVESHTDCQHTQTQSCPDSLKPQPLPSPGVNQVSSTVDSQPLEAPQIDFDTIMDDGDHSSLFSGALSPSLLHNLSQNSSRLTTPRSSLSLPSIPTGISNMAVGDMSSMLTSLAEESRFLNLMT; translated from the exons TCTCCCGCTTCTCCAGCCCGCGGGTCACCCCTCGACTGAGCCGCAAGCGGGCGCTGTCCATCTCCCCGCTGTCGGACGCCAGCCTGGACCTGCAGCGCATGATCCGGACGTCGCCCAACTCGCTGGTGGCCTACATCAACAACTCCCGCAGCAGCTCGGCAGCCAGCGGCTCCTACGGCCACTTATCAGCAGGTGCCCTCAG TCCAGCCTTCAGCTTCCCGCACCCCATCAACCCCGTGGCCTACCAACAGCTCCTGAGCCAGCAGAGGGGCCTGGGCTCAGCCTTTGGACATACCCCACCCCTGATCCAGCCCTCGCCCACCTTCCTGACCCAGCAGCCCATGGCCCTCACCACCGTCAGCGCCACGCCCGCCCAGCTCCGCAGCGGCAGCAACTGTCTGAGTGACACCAACCAG AGCAAACAAACCAGCGAGTCGGCTGTCAGCAGCACCGTCAACCCCATCGTCATCCACAAGCGCAGCAAGGTCAAGATGGAAGCTGAGGGCTTGCGGCCCACCGCCTCCCCACTGATGCTGACACAG GAGCAGCTGGCCGAGCTCAAGGAAGACCTGGACAGGGACGACTGTAAGCAAGAGCCCGAGGTGGCCATCTATGAAACCAACTGCCACTGGGAAGACTGCACCAAGGAGTACGACACCCAGGAGCAGCTAGTACAC CACATCAACAACGAGCACATCCACGGGGAGAAGAAGGAGTTTGTGTGCCGCTGGCAGGCCTGCACACGCGAGCAGAAGCCCTTCAAGGCGCAGTACATGCTGGTGGTGCACATGCGCAGGCACACGGGGGAGAAACCCCACAAGTGCACG TTCGAGGGCTGCGCCAAGGCCTACTCGCGCCTGGAAAACCTGAAAACCCACCTGCGGTCCCACACCGGGGAGAAGCCGTATGTGTGTGAGCACGAGGGCTGTAACAAGGCCTTCTCGAACGCCTCGGACCGCGCCAAGCACCAGAACCGCACCCACTCCAACGAG AAACCATACATCTGCAAGATTCCAGGCTGCACCAAGAGATACACGGACCCCAGCTCTCTCCGCAAGCACGTGAAAACCGTGCACGGTCCCGAcgctcatgtcaccaagaagcagCGCAACGATGTGCATCTGCGCCCCCCACTGCTCAGGGAGAACGGGGACaatgaggccaaggccaaggcggCTGGCCTGGTCCCGGAGGAGAGTGCCGAAGCCACCAGCACCAGCCAGGCGGTGGAGGACTGCCTGCATATCCAAGCCATCAAGACCGAGGGCGCCATG CTGTGTCAGTCCAGCCCAGGGGCCCAGTCATCCTGCAGCAGCGAGCCCTCTCCCCTGGGCAATGGCCCCAACAGTGACAGCAGCCTGGTGATGCCAGGGGCGGGACCTGGAAGCCTGGGAGATCTGGCAGCGTTGGACAACATGCCTCCAGGAGCCAATGCCTCGTCCCTGGCTGCGCCCTCCACTGGTGGCCTACAGATGCGCAAGCACATGACCACCATCCACCGGCTGGAGCagctcaagaaagaaaagctccagTCCCTCAAGGGTTCCTGCTCGTGGGCCGCGTCAGCTCCCCACCCCCGGACCACCGAGCTGCCTCCTCTCCCAGGAAGTG GCGCCATTCTGGAGAACTTCGGCAGCGGCGGGCCCACGGGGCTGCTGCCCAACCCACGGCTGGCCGAGCTGGCGGGGAGCGAAGTGACCCTGCTGAGCCAGCTGCAGGAGCGCCGCGACAGCGCCACCAGCACCGTCAGCTCCGCCTACACCGTGAGCCGCCGCTCCTCCGGCATCTCCCCCTACTTCTCCAGCCGCCGCTCCAGCGAGGCCTCGCCCCTGGGTCCCGGGCGCACCCACAATGCCAGCTCCACGGACTACTACGACCCCATCTCCACTGACGCATCGCGACGCTCCAGCGAGGCCAGCCAGTGCAGCGGCGGCAGCTCTGGGCCGCTGCACCTCACCCCTGCGCAGCAGTACAGCCTGCGGGCCAAGTACGCTGCGGCCACCGGCGGGCCGCCCCCCACGCCCTTGCCCTGCCTGGAGCGCGTGAGCCTGCGGACCCGCCTGGCACTGCTCGACCCGCCTGCACCCGAGCCCTCTCTGCCGCCCCTCTGCCAGCGCGCCCTGGGCCCGCGACGCGGGAGCGATGGCCCTGCCACTGGCTACCTCGGCCCGGCGCCCCCCTTCGCCCACGACGTGCCGGGCCACAGTGCCCGACGGGCCAGCGACCCGGTGCGCCGGCTGGATCTGGCCCCGCTCCCGCGGGTGCAGCGCTTCCACAGCGCCAGCAACGTGAGCCCTGCTGGGCTCCTGCCACCGCTGGGCCCAGAGCGTCCGGCCTTAGGCCTGCAGGGCTATCCCCGGAGCGATGGCCGCCTGGGCGGTGGGACCTACTCCCCACGCCCCCCCAGCATCAGCGAGAACGTGGTGATGGAGGCCATGGCCGCGGAGGCAGATGGCGGAGGGACGGAGGATGACCTGGTGCTGCCGGACGACGTGGTGCAATATCTCCAGGCTCGTGCCAGCGGCGCCTTGGAGGACAGTGGTCCACAGGGCTGCCCCAGCGAGAGCACGGGCTTCTCCCCGAACCTTAAGCTGCCCAGCCCGGGGCTCCACAGCCAGTGTCGGATGGTGGCTGTGGACTCCAACCTGGGCCCCTCGGGCCCTGGACTGGGCGGCTGCCAACGGGGCTTCCGAGCAACTGTAAGCCTGAGCAAAAGCAACATGCCCGTGCAGTGGAACGAGGTGAGCTCGGGCACCATGGACGCCCTGACCAGCCAGCTGAAGCCTCTTCCCTTCCCGCAGGGCAACCTGGCTGTGGTGCCACAGAAGCAGACCCCGGCCCAGTACCCGGGCTATGGTCAGCAGGGCTTGCAGACTAGCCCACTGGGCCTGGACAGCTTGCAGCCACCCCTTCAGCCCCCCTCTGGGCCCAGGGTCAACTACGGCCAGCAACTTCAACAGCCAGCCACAAGTGGCCAGTGCCCGCATGCCACCACCGCGGCAAGCCCCCATTCCAACTATGGCCAGGGCCACTCTCAGCTGAGCCCAAGCACAGTGGGAGGGGCCGTGAACCAGTTCTCCCCATCCTGTGGCAACGTGACAGCCAAGTCAGGCCACCCCGGGCTTCCTCAGCAGATGGATGTTGCTCCTGACCCCACCATAATCGATAGCAGCCACAACGAACTGGGGGTCTCAAATGCTACCCTCGGGGTAGTGCCTTTGTCTCTTCCATCCCAGGACTACCCACAACACAGCCATCACCCGGTGGCCTCCGTGAGCCAGGAGAGCTACCACCAGAGCCTGAGCCTTCCATGTTCACACCAGCCTGGCGTCATGGGACCCCAGCAGAGCACGCTGGGTACAGCTGCATCGTGCTTTGGCCTAGTGCAGCCCCGGCCACCCCCTGAGCCCAGCCCTGCCAGCCGCCACCGGGGCGTACGTGCTGGGCAGCAATTGGCCTATGCCAGGACCATTGGTCAAGCAATGACTGCTGGGACAGCCAGCCAGGCAACCACAGAGGCCATGCCCAAGAGAGCGCCGGGCCTTACCGCACTTCAGCATCCACAGCTCCCCCCAGAGGACACAGGTGGGACCCAGGACCACAGCCTGCTTTACTACTATGGCCAGATCCACATGTATGAGCAGCACAGAGCTGTGGAGAGCCACACGGACTGCCAGCACACACAGACCCAATCCTGTCCAGACAgcctgaagccccagcccttgcccTCACCAGGGGTCAACCAGGTGTCCAGCACTGTGGATTCCCAGCCCCTGGAAGCCCCGCAGATTGACTTTGACACCATTATGGATGACGGTGATCACTCAAGCTTGTTTTCGGGCGCCCTGAGTCCCAGCCTTCTCCATAACCTCTCCCAGAACTCCTCCCGCCTCACCACTCCCCGGAGCTCCCTGAGTCTGCCCTCCATCCCCACAGGCATCAGCAACATGGCTGTCGGAGACATGAGCTCCATGCTTACCAGCTTGGCTGAGGAGAGCAGGTTCCTCAACCTGATGACCTAA
- the GLI2 gene encoding zinc finger protein GLI2 isoform X4 — protein MNPHMEHYLRSVHSSPALSMVSAARGLSPADVAHEHLKERGLFGLPPPGTSPSDCYHQMALMAGHPTPYGDLLMQSGGAAGVPHIHDYLTPVDVSRFSSPRVTPRLSRKRALSISPLSDASLDLQRMIRTSPNSLVAYINNSRSSSAASGSYGHLSAGALSPAFSFPHPINPVAYQQLLSQQRGLGSAFGHTPPLIQPSPTFLTQQPMALTTVSATPAQLRSGSNCLSDTNQSKQTSESAVSSTVNPIVIHKRSKVKMEAEGLRPTASPLMLTQEQLAELKEDLDRDDCKQEPEVAIYETNCHWEDCTKEYDTQEQLVHHINNEHIHGEKKEFVCRWQACTREQKPFKAQYMLVVHMRRHTGEKPHKCTFEGCAKAYSRLENLKTHLRSHTGEKPYVCEHEGCNKAFSNASDRAKHQNRTHSNEKPYICKIPGCTKRYTDPSSLRKHVKTVHGPDAHVTKKQRNDVHLRPPLLRENGDNEAKAKAAGLVPEESAEATSTSQAVEDCLHIQAIKTEGAMLCQSSPGAQSSCSSEPSPLGNGPNSDSSLVMPGAGPGSLGDLAALDNMPPGANASSLAAPSTGGLQMRKHMTTIHRLEQLKKEKLQSLKGSCSWAASAPHPRTTELPPLPGSGAILENFGSGGPTGLLPNPRLAELAGSEVTLLSQLQERRDSATSTVSSAYTVSRRSSGISPYFSSRRSSEASPLGPGRTHNASSTDYYDPISTDASRRSSEASQCSGGSSGPLHLTPAQQYSLRAKYAAATGGPPPTPLPCLERVSLRTRLALLDPPAPEPSLPPLCQRALGPRRGSDGPATGYLGPAPPFAHDVPGHSARRASDPVRRLDLAPLPRVQRFHSASNVSPAGLLPPLGPERPALGLQGYPRSDGRLGGGTYSPRPPSISENVVMEAMAAEADGGGTEDDLVLPDDVVQYLQARASGALEDSGPQGCPSESTGFSPNLKLPSPGLHSQCRMVAVDSNLGPSGPGLGGCQRGFRATVSLSKSNMPVQWNEVSSGTMDALTSQLKPLPFPQGNLAVVPQKQTPAQYPGYGQQGLQTSPLGLDSLQPPLQPPSGPRVNYGQQLQQPATSGQCPHATTAASPHSNYGQGHSQLSPSTVGGAVNQFSPSCGNVTAKSGHPGLPQQMDVAPDPTIIDSSHNELGVSNATLGVVPLSLPSQDYPQHSHHPVASVSQESYHQSLSLPCSHQPGVMGPQQSTLGTAASCFGLVQPRPPPEPSPASRHRGVRAGQQLAYARTIGQAMTAGTASQATTEAMPKRAPGLTALQHPQLPPEDTGGTQDHSLLYYYGQIHMYEQHRAVESHTDCQHTQTQSCPDSLKPQPLPSPGVNQVSSTVDSQPLEAPQIDFDTIMDDGDHSSLFSGALSPSLLHNLSQNSSRLTTPRSSLSLPSIPTGISNMAVGDMSSMLTSLAEESRFLNLMT, from the exons TCTCCCGCTTCTCCAGCCCGCGGGTCACCCCTCGACTGAGCCGCAAGCGGGCGCTGTCCATCTCCCCGCTGTCGGACGCCAGCCTGGACCTGCAGCGCATGATCCGGACGTCGCCCAACTCGCTGGTGGCCTACATCAACAACTCCCGCAGCAGCTCGGCAGCCAGCGGCTCCTACGGCCACTTATCAGCAGGTGCCCTCAG TCCAGCCTTCAGCTTCCCGCACCCCATCAACCCCGTGGCCTACCAACAGCTCCTGAGCCAGCAGAGGGGCCTGGGCTCAGCCTTTGGACATACCCCACCCCTGATCCAGCCCTCGCCCACCTTCCTGACCCAGCAGCCCATGGCCCTCACCACCGTCAGCGCCACGCCCGCCCAGCTCCGCAGCGGCAGCAACTGTCTGAGTGACACCAACCAG AGCAAACAAACCAGCGAGTCGGCTGTCAGCAGCACCGTCAACCCCATCGTCATCCACAAGCGCAGCAAGGTCAAGATGGAAGCTGAGGGCTTGCGGCCCACCGCCTCCCCACTGATGCTGACACAG GAGCAGCTGGCCGAGCTCAAGGAAGACCTGGACAGGGACGACTGTAAGCAAGAGCCCGAGGTGGCCATCTATGAAACCAACTGCCACTGGGAAGACTGCACCAAGGAGTACGACACCCAGGAGCAGCTAGTACAC CACATCAACAACGAGCACATCCACGGGGAGAAGAAGGAGTTTGTGTGCCGCTGGCAGGCCTGCACACGCGAGCAGAAGCCCTTCAAGGCGCAGTACATGCTGGTGGTGCACATGCGCAGGCACACGGGGGAGAAACCCCACAAGTGCACG TTCGAGGGCTGCGCCAAGGCCTACTCGCGCCTGGAAAACCTGAAAACCCACCTGCGGTCCCACACCGGGGAGAAGCCGTATGTGTGTGAGCACGAGGGCTGTAACAAGGCCTTCTCGAACGCCTCGGACCGCGCCAAGCACCAGAACCGCACCCACTCCAACGAG AAACCATACATCTGCAAGATTCCAGGCTGCACCAAGAGATACACGGACCCCAGCTCTCTCCGCAAGCACGTGAAAACCGTGCACGGTCCCGAcgctcatgtcaccaagaagcagCGCAACGATGTGCATCTGCGCCCCCCACTGCTCAGGGAGAACGGGGACaatgaggccaaggccaaggcggCTGGCCTGGTCCCGGAGGAGAGTGCCGAAGCCACCAGCACCAGCCAGGCGGTGGAGGACTGCCTGCATATCCAAGCCATCAAGACCGAGGGCGCCATG CTGTGTCAGTCCAGCCCAGGGGCCCAGTCATCCTGCAGCAGCGAGCCCTCTCCCCTGGGCAATGGCCCCAACAGTGACAGCAGCCTGGTGATGCCAGGGGCGGGACCTGGAAGCCTGGGAGATCTGGCAGCGTTGGACAACATGCCTCCAGGAGCCAATGCCTCGTCCCTGGCTGCGCCCTCCACTGGTGGCCTACAGATGCGCAAGCACATGACCACCATCCACCGGCTGGAGCagctcaagaaagaaaagctccagTCCCTCAAGGGTTCCTGCTCGTGGGCCGCGTCAGCTCCCCACCCCCGGACCACCGAGCTGCCTCCTCTCCCAGGAAGTG GCGCCATTCTGGAGAACTTCGGCAGCGGCGGGCCCACGGGGCTGCTGCCCAACCCACGGCTGGCCGAGCTGGCGGGGAGCGAAGTGACCCTGCTGAGCCAGCTGCAGGAGCGCCGCGACAGCGCCACCAGCACCGTCAGCTCCGCCTACACCGTGAGCCGCCGCTCCTCCGGCATCTCCCCCTACTTCTCCAGCCGCCGCTCCAGCGAGGCCTCGCCCCTGGGTCCCGGGCGCACCCACAATGCCAGCTCCACGGACTACTACGACCCCATCTCCACTGACGCATCGCGACGCTCCAGCGAGGCCAGCCAGTGCAGCGGCGGCAGCTCTGGGCCGCTGCACCTCACCCCTGCGCAGCAGTACAGCCTGCGGGCCAAGTACGCTGCGGCCACCGGCGGGCCGCCCCCCACGCCCTTGCCCTGCCTGGAGCGCGTGAGCCTGCGGACCCGCCTGGCACTGCTCGACCCGCCTGCACCCGAGCCCTCTCTGCCGCCCCTCTGCCAGCGCGCCCTGGGCCCGCGACGCGGGAGCGATGGCCCTGCCACTGGCTACCTCGGCCCGGCGCCCCCCTTCGCCCACGACGTGCCGGGCCACAGTGCCCGACGGGCCAGCGACCCGGTGCGCCGGCTGGATCTGGCCCCGCTCCCGCGGGTGCAGCGCTTCCACAGCGCCAGCAACGTGAGCCCTGCTGGGCTCCTGCCACCGCTGGGCCCAGAGCGTCCGGCCTTAGGCCTGCAGGGCTATCCCCGGAGCGATGGCCGCCTGGGCGGTGGGACCTACTCCCCACGCCCCCCCAGCATCAGCGAGAACGTGGTGATGGAGGCCATGGCCGCGGAGGCAGATGGCGGAGGGACGGAGGATGACCTGGTGCTGCCGGACGACGTGGTGCAATATCTCCAGGCTCGTGCCAGCGGCGCCTTGGAGGACAGTGGTCCACAGGGCTGCCCCAGCGAGAGCACGGGCTTCTCCCCGAACCTTAAGCTGCCCAGCCCGGGGCTCCACAGCCAGTGTCGGATGGTGGCTGTGGACTCCAACCTGGGCCCCTCGGGCCCTGGACTGGGCGGCTGCCAACGGGGCTTCCGAGCAACTGTAAGCCTGAGCAAAAGCAACATGCCCGTGCAGTGGAACGAGGTGAGCTCGGGCACCATGGACGCCCTGACCAGCCAGCTGAAGCCTCTTCCCTTCCCGCAGGGCAACCTGGCTGTGGTGCCACAGAAGCAGACCCCGGCCCAGTACCCGGGCTATGGTCAGCAGGGCTTGCAGACTAGCCCACTGGGCCTGGACAGCTTGCAGCCACCCCTTCAGCCCCCCTCTGGGCCCAGGGTCAACTACGGCCAGCAACTTCAACAGCCAGCCACAAGTGGCCAGTGCCCGCATGCCACCACCGCGGCAAGCCCCCATTCCAACTATGGCCAGGGCCACTCTCAGCTGAGCCCAAGCACAGTGGGAGGGGCCGTGAACCAGTTCTCCCCATCCTGTGGCAACGTGACAGCCAAGTCAGGCCACCCCGGGCTTCCTCAGCAGATGGATGTTGCTCCTGACCCCACCATAATCGATAGCAGCCACAACGAACTGGGGGTCTCAAATGCTACCCTCGGGGTAGTGCCTTTGTCTCTTCCATCCCAGGACTACCCACAACACAGCCATCACCCGGTGGCCTCCGTGAGCCAGGAGAGCTACCACCAGAGCCTGAGCCTTCCATGTTCACACCAGCCTGGCGTCATGGGACCCCAGCAGAGCACGCTGGGTACAGCTGCATCGTGCTTTGGCCTAGTGCAGCCCCGGCCACCCCCTGAGCCCAGCCCTGCCAGCCGCCACCGGGGCGTACGTGCTGGGCAGCAATTGGCCTATGCCAGGACCATTGGTCAAGCAATGACTGCTGGGACAGCCAGCCAGGCAACCACAGAGGCCATGCCCAAGAGAGCGCCGGGCCTTACCGCACTTCAGCATCCACAGCTCCCCCCAGAGGACACAGGTGGGACCCAGGACCACAGCCTGCTTTACTACTATGGCCAGATCCACATGTATGAGCAGCACAGAGCTGTGGAGAGCCACACGGACTGCCAGCACACACAGACCCAATCCTGTCCAGACAgcctgaagccccagcccttgcccTCACCAGGGGTCAACCAGGTGTCCAGCACTGTGGATTCCCAGCCCCTGGAAGCCCCGCAGATTGACTTTGACACCATTATGGATGACGGTGATCACTCAAGCTTGTTTTCGGGCGCCCTGAGTCCCAGCCTTCTCCATAACCTCTCCCAGAACTCCTCCCGCCTCACCACTCCCCGGAGCTCCCTGAGTCTGCCCTCCATCCCCACAGGCATCAGCAACATGGCTGTCGGAGACATGAGCTCCATGCTTACCAGCTTGGCTGAGGAGAGCAGGTTCCTCAACCTGATGACCTAA